In the Arachis hypogaea cultivar Tifrunner chromosome 20, arahy.Tifrunner.gnm2.J5K5, whole genome shotgun sequence genome, ATGGAAACTTTGTATGAATATTGGGAATGGTTTCGCAAACTTCTTGATTCATGTCCCAACCATATGATTGACACTCAAGTCTTGCTTAGCTATGTGTGCCAAGGCATGAGGGAACAAGATAAGAATTTGTTGGATGCTTCAAGCAACGGTTCTTTGTCAAAGTATAGGacggcggaggaggcatggcaactcattACCGACTTGGCCGAGTCCACTCAACATGCTAGACGGAGAATCAACCATCCAAAGGCCGTGAATGAAGTTTCTTCTAGTGATGAGACCGCTACCCTTACTAAGACCTTGTGTGAGATGACAGGCCTTCTAAAGCAACTCcaagtgaatcaacaacaacctccatcaTAACAATAACCTTCTCCTCAAAACCAACAATGTCAACAATTGGTCCCCCAAAGAGTGTGTGGCATTTGCTTATGCTACTCTCACTACACGGACGAATGTCCAAGTCTCTAAGAAGATAACACTCTAGCAGCTACCCATAACTTTTATGATCGCCCCTAATATGAACGTGCTAATCAAGGATACCATAACCAAGGGAGTAATTATAACCAAGGGTACCCCCAACAAGgaggcaactataaccaagggagCAACAActccaatcaaggatggagggaTAGCTCCAACCAAAGTTGGCGGGACAATTATCAACAAGGAGGAAGGGACAATGGAGGCAAccaaaggtggaacaacaacacTCCACAAAACCACTATTCACAAAACCCTCCAAACCAacaaccaaatcaaggaaggaactATCAAACTTACATACCATCTCATAGACAACCACTTCCACCCAACCAACCCCAAGCACCACAAATTACCTACCCTTCCACATCTCCAAATCAAGATGACACACTCTGGTCCATACTCCAAGGACAAAAAGAACTCCAAAATACACTCAACTCAAGTCTTAATGGTCTCACTTCCACCCTCCAAGCTCTCATTGCTCGCATGGAGCCACCTTCTATTCCCACTCCTCAAGCCTCAACCTCTAGTGCCATACCCTCTCAACctctacccaaccccaagggtggcatcaacgcCGTAACCTTGAGGTTCGGAACGCAATTGAAGGAAAGGGATTCAAAGGTACCTATTACAATGAAAGTCGCTCAAGAGGAAGATAGGgttgagatagaagaaattgaagaagaggaggagttaCATGTAATAATTGAAGATGAAGGCCCTCTACCAAGGAGTGAAGTCCCTAGAAAGGAGCAAATCTTGGAGGAAGTGGCTCAACCAattccatttcctacattggcaaGAAAGGCTAAGAAGCGTGTGGAACTTGACCCAATGATGGTAAAGATGTTCAAGAAAGtggaggtaactattcccctctttgatgctatacATCAAGTGCCTAAATATGCGAAATTTCTTAAGGACTTGTGTATGAACAAAGATAGAATTCATGAGTTGGAAaccattccattgggtagttccaTTTCGGCTTTGATGGGATCCATTCCAGAAAAGTGTGTTGATCCGGGTCCTTGTTTAGTTTCTTGTGTCATTGATGGAGTCCAATTCATTGATTGTATGTGCGACCTTGGTGCATGTGTTAGCATTATGCCTTTTTCCGTTTATCATCTATTGAAGCTCCCACCGTTGAAGCGGTTGGTGGCTAGGTTTGTCTTGGCGGACAAGAGCATAATAACCGTGTCGGGTATTACGGAAGATGTGTTGGTTGACATAAAgggtttgatattttcaattgattTGCATATCATTGAGATACCACCAAGTTGGATGCccatttgggaacctactcattcgAGATAGATGGGAGAGTTGTAAGTTTTAGCCTAGAAGAGGCAATGAGGCACCCACCGGATAACCATTCCATATTCCAGTATGATCTAATTGACAACATTGTGGCCGAAGTGCATTATGCAAAGCTAGAAGAGAAACATATGATTGAAGGAAATAGTGAAGATCCAAGTGAAGAAGTTCAAGTGACAAGCCAAGAGCAAAAGCTAGAATTAAAGCCATTACCATCCCACCTAAAGtactcataccttgatgaagcccacaagTTTTCGGTGATCATAGCAagggaactaaatcctcaacaagaagagaagttgctaTGTGTCTTGAGAAAGAACAAAAGGGCAATacggtggagtttggcggatctagtggggatAAGTCTCCAAGTGTGTGAGCACCGGATCTTTTTGGAAGAAGAAGCTAGACCCGTGAGATAACCTCAAAGGCGATTAAATCCTACTAttttggaagttgtcaagaaagaggtAACACGATTACTcgaagcggacatcatctaccctatttcggatagtgaatgggtaagtcccGTTCAAGTTGTGCCTAAGAAGTCCGGGGTAACCACAATCAAGAATGAAAGCGGGGAGCTCATAGCAACACGGGTGCAAAACTCTTggcgagtatgcatagactaccgaaggttgaattcggccactagaaaagatcattttccacttccatttatcgatcaaatgctcgaTCGATTATCcagtaaatcacattattgttttctagatggctattcgggatacttccaaatacacattactctagaggaccaagaaaaaacaacatttacttgcccttttggaacttatgcctacaagcgtatgccattcggcttatgcaatgcaccggcaactttccaaaggtgcatgatgagcatctttgcggattttctagagcaatacatggaggtattcatggatgatttcacggtatatggtgattcttttgatcattgcttggataatcttgaaaaagttttggaaagatgtactaaaaccaaccttgtcttgaattttgagaagtgtcatttcatggtcaagcaAGGCATTGTTTTAGGACATATTGTTTTAGATCCGACTAAGATTAATGTCATATCTAGTTTTCCTTATCCCTCTTCCGAGAGGGAGGTCCGCTctttccttggacatgcaggattttatcggAGATTCATAAAGGATTTTAGCAAGATAGCATTGCCTCTCTCAAAGTTGTTACAAAAAGATGTTGAGTTTGATTTAAGCAAGGAATGCATGGAGGCTTTTGACAAGATCAAGGTAGCCTTGACCCAAGCTCCCATTGTGCGAAGGTTGGATTAGAGtcggccatttgaaataatgtgtgatgcttcaaattttgccgtgggagccgcgttagcacaacgcgagggtaagaatccatatgtcatagcctatgcatCAAAGACACTAGATGGAggccaatccaactacactactaccgaaaaaGAACTTTTGACCATTGTTTTTGCCTTGGACAAGTTCTGAGCATATCTTCTGGGTTCAAAGGTGGCAGTGTACTCGAATCATGCGgcattaaagtatttgttggctaaGAACGAATCCAAACCGAGATTGATTAGATGGGTTTTATGCAATGTCCCGTCCAGCAAAATGccttgcttaagtcagggtatttctactagaaagaacattacgtaaccttctctagtattaactacttaattatcgagcctttgtatcaagttcgcgtttcagttttaagaaaattccagaaaattttgttttttattcattaaagttataattcaaacattcacaaatgataataatcacataaatattattgataataattcttatacaaaagaaaccaaataaaactcaaatacaatatactaaacctacccctctatgtaaaataaaatctcaagggACAATagcgaggggactctatgaaagcaattaaaaccataaagaaaacctactaatcgctcgcagcttcaaattgcgtcttcaaacctgtgtcactgaaagggtgaaaaatttgggggtgagaaccaaatcacatgttctcagtagaggtcgagaatgccgtgaaagtaaagaataaaatgcaaatagttaatttcattcagagacatctaaaagaaaattaaccTTCTTTAAAAGCATTAGTTAATTATTCAAAATCCTAGAACCATATTTTCTTTATAAAACTCTTAAAAGTTTCCTaaactgtatgaatgaccaacctgttccaagcataggataattaagtctatgctgaaccagtttgatttttcatactttactagaccataacataaaagaagttacctacgcggtataaatgatcatcctgctccaagcataggttcattaagtctatgctgaaccagtcagaTACTTATACAAAACTAGACCTCAAATGTACCAGTCACGGCcttaggcccaaacaactcaatcaacacccatttcaccacaatccaaccaatcagttacaaacacaagtaatgaggttcaaatacaatcaagagcaattacatcaagtatagcaactagcagttaaacagaattatttacttaggcaaaccaattataatatacacacccaaacaatgtcacatagatgcatatgatgcatgtctaatcctagtgcaggccatgagctcatgtgtcggttatcacctgcattcccgacatttatccggtcacgagttcacgatttcctggatacgattttccgttcaaataaatgcgcatataattattagcagctctattgagacagcctctactttctactcgcaggaaatatatACTCTTGGGAATGGAAAATTACTCTTCGGTTGCCTCAgggcaacagataaataaacaaacatctcttgggttgcattaagcaacaaacaaataaataatatctcttgggttgcattaagcaacaaatatatatataatatctcttgggttgtcgcaagcaacaaacaaacatctcttggtTTGCCGcaagcaacaaacaaataaacaaatatctcttgggttgcctcaagcaacagataatcatacaataagtactctactctttcctttttctttcttaattgcaAGTACGCAAGCGGGACAAGACCCACGCCCTTGCCAACAATCCCGTATaccaaataatattttcttaaaagaatcattgaagttattatcattaaataagcCTTAAGTATTGATTTTGATTAAGTCCTtgtacttttataaaaatttggacataatctcctttaaaaataggacttagccacccttacgggttccttctTTCTCAATATTTCATCAGCCTCTTTCAGCAGTTGCCACaacaatatatattcttaaaaacatttgataatagtatagaaaatttatttcttaaatttcatatccaaaataattgccaacacaacttggcagcctgatttccattttatttttaaaatatcaaatgaattcGGAATCACGCAAACTTTATATCCATACGACCGTCTTGGATTAAACTTTCTATTAaaccaaaaattataatttttcgcTGACTCTAGCTTCGGGAATATAAGCAAAAttgtgactgctctgcagtgttTTAAAACCAGAAGACAACAGCAGCATACAACATtcgaaatttcatataaaatccaaattaaatccaactaccttcaaaattaatatggttaaacataacttatccaaatttctttctcaattggttccagggtcataccatttttaatgaaggagttacgtagcttggaagttagataattttctgcagaattctggtttacaaatcattgaacacaacctcttccaagtcccataactcacttattaaaacatgaaaaaccctgaaatttaaatcacatataaACATATTTAATCTTCACCTCCAATTTATTGTATCTCAATATCTATCCAGGATCAAAAGTTATAAACTCTCAAAGTTACTAAATTAAGAAAACAGAATCTGGCTTTTTCTACATAATGCATCatctttcaaaaattcatatctttaaaactACAAGTCCAATTATTCTGAAATTTTATGGCATTAAAATAATTGGAATAAAGTTTTATATAAAATTggttttatttcaaaattcaaactgaaAAATTTCCAATAGAGGAAACAAGTTGCTGCTGCGTTAAACGTTCTGCAGAAAAACCAGATTTGACATccataattcaaaaattcactataaatcataaacttaatgaaaaagtctcaaattcaCCAGTCTAGCTCCCTACATACCGAAGATTAATCCAGACTTAGTCCCACGCAATTCCGATCATCATAGAATTAGTTATAGATTTTCAAAGTTTCTAATTTCATTTAAAGTAGTGCAGAAAATCAGATTCACGacttaactttgaaaaatcataactaatgttCCAGTTAATATGAAACCTTCAAAATTAAATCTCAACAATCACACTTAATATAATTTACTTAACATTTAAATTCTCATCATTTTAATCACTATAGAGCCACTGATTCACTTTCAAAGTTGCCGTTTAATTTCAAGAGAACCTGATTTTTAGCAAACCATTTTGTATTCAAAATCCAACCCTTCAATACCCCTCAAAACCAACTCCAAATCAATCACCAACCAAGTTCATTAACATTACAATATACCAAATAATAGCTCAACGGCAAAAAATCCAACATAACCCattaaaattcagaaattctcaacaattagtcatcaaacaattcccaatccacataatcaatcaatatcactaatcaacaattccaaattacaatctcaaccattccaatcacaatttcagccacaattcaatattcacataatcaatcaattactcacaactattaaatctatttgcagttattcaataaaccttgtaggcattcttaaattgaaATCGTTTTAAACCCCCTGTCTCGATGTCAAAATTGCAGAATTTGAACACAACTGCCCCCATTTCGTTTCTAATTTACAGCAGTGACAACAATCCTAATGCAATCAAGGACACCGCGTCAACTGGAACAGCAACAGCTTTAATTTCGCGGCAACGATGATGGTTGCAGCAGGACAAGAATTTGAATCTAATGTAGTCAAGGGCAGAAAACAGCCCTGGTAATTGACGACaaagtaaaaactaaaattgaattaaaacaagaatataACAACTATAGCAGTGCCAAAACAGAGCGTTCAAATGGACAAGTCCCAAAGAAAAGATTAGACTTGTACCAAGATAATAGAATCAGAACCAGCAACA is a window encoding:
- the LOC140183097 gene encoding uncharacterized protein, translated to MEPPSIPTPQASTSSAIPSQPLPNPKGGINAVTLRFGTQLKERDSKVPITMKVAQEEDRVEIEEIEEEEELHVIIEDEGPLPRSEVPRKEQILEEVAQPIPFPTLARKAKKRVELDPMMVKMFKKVEVTIPLFDAIHQVPKYAKFLKDLCMNKDRIHELETIPLGSSISALMGSIPEKCVDPGPCLVSCVIDGVQFIDCMCDLGACVSIMPFSVYHLLKLPPLKRLVARFVLADKSIITVSGITEDVLVDIKGLIFSIDLHIIEIPPSWMPIWEPTHSR